TCGCGCTCGGGTTCACCTCCGCGGCCTCACCCGCCGTCGGCGCGGTCTACTCGGGCGTCTCCAGTGGCGTCCTCGGCGGCCTGTGCCTCGACGACAGCGGCGGCGGCACCACCAACGGCACGCACGTGCAGATCTACGGCTGCAACGGAGGCTCCACGCAGCAGTGGACCATCGCGACGAACGGCACCATCCAGATCAACGGCGGCTGCCTCGACGTGAGCAACAGCGGAACCGCCAACGGGACCGTCGTCCAGTGGTGGACCTGCAACAACACCGGCGCACAGCAATGGCAGGCCGGCGCCGGCAACTCCCTGATCAACCCGCAGTCCGGCAAGTGCCTGGACGACCCGGGCTCCACCACCACCGCGGGCACGCAGCTGCAGATCTACACCTGCAACAGCACCGGTGCCCAGAACTGGACGCTGCCATGACCCTGCGATGAACGCGTGACGCGGCGCGCGACGGGTCGTCCATGGCGGATGGCGCGTCGCGCAACGCGCACCGGCGCCGGGGCGACCGCCCTGAAACCTTCCGTCGGCCGCCGGCCGCCCGACTCGGTCCTGCCTCGCCGTCTGAAGTACGTCGGACAGTCCGGTCGACGCTTCCAGCGCCCGATCGACGGAAAATGGCCAGGCTGAGCAGCCCATCCTCAGTCATATGACCTAGGGTGTGCGCAACGGCGCACGATCCGGCCGCCAGGGCGCGAGCCCAGCGGCCGGATCCGCCTCCGCTCCGCGGCTGAACCGGTTTCCGCCTCACGGCCGGGTCCGCTTCGGTCCCGCGGACCGCCGCCACCGGGCGGGAGAACGCGAAAGCGCCGAGCTTTCATGGTTGGCTGGCTGAGCACGCTGAAAGGAGCAGCACATGCCCCGTGCGGTCGACGCGACCGGGCGCTCCGGAAGGGCGACGATGAACGACGTCGCCGCCCACGCCGGCGTAAGCCTCAAGACGGTCTCGCGCGTCGTCAACGGCGAGGCCGGCGTCCTGCCGTCCACCGCCGAGCGCGTCTCCCGGTCCATCGCCGAACTAGGCTTCCGCCGCAACGACTCGGCCCGGCAGCTGCGCACCGGCCGCGCCGCCGGCATAGGCCTGATCCTCGAGGACGTGGCGGACCCGTTCTACTCGGTGCTCACCCGGGCCGTGGAGCAGGTCGTGCGCTCCCACAACTGCCTGCTGCTCACAGGGTCCTGCGACGACGACCCGGACCGTGAGCAGGAACTCGCGCTGGCCTTGTGCTCGCGCCGGGTCGACGGCCTGGTGATCGTGCCGGCCGCCACCGACCACTCCTACCTGCGCCACGAGATCAGCGTCGGCGTCCCGGTCGTGTTCGCCGACCGCCCGCCGATCAACCTGGCCGCGGACGCCGTCCTCGCCGACAACTTCGGCGGAGCCCGGGCCGGCGTGCACCACCTCCTCGACCGCGGCCACCGCCGCATCGGCTACCTGGGCGACGACCCGTCGATCTACACCGCCCGCGAACGCCTCAACGGCTACCGCAGGGCCCTGGCGGACGCGGGCATAGAAGCGGACGAGCGCCTGATCGAGATGGGCCGCGCCGATCCGCCGTCCGTCCGCGCGGCCCTGGACCGCATGCTCGCCGCCCCCAACGCCGCCACCGCGTTGTTCTGCGGAAACAACAGGTTGACGATGGCGGTGCTGCGCGGACTCGCCGGAAGGATCGAGCGGCCCGCGCTGGTCGGCTTCGACGACCTCGAACTCGCCGACCTGATCACCCCCGGCCTGACCGTCGTGGCTCAGGACCCGGCCGGTCTCGGCCGCGTCGCCGCGACCCTGCTGTTCGACCGTCTGGCCGGCCTCACCGTCGCCCCCCGCCGCATCGTCCTCCCGACGACCCTCGTCCCCCGCGGCTCCGGCGAGGTCCCCGCGCCCTGAGCCCACCCGAGGAAGCAGGGGCCCGGCCGCTGCTGCGGCGCTGGGCTGCGCATGAGGCGGCGGATGGGGGCCGCTGCTGCGGCGTTGGGCTGCGCGCGAGGCGGCGGAAGGGGCCCGTGGCCGCAGTACTGGGCTGCGCCCGAGGCCAAGGGTGGCTACGCTCGAGCATGGTCACGACGAGCGGAAGGAGCCACATGTTGGAGCAGAGGGCCGACGGCTTCGAGATCTCCACCGAAGCCGAGAGGCTCGATGTCGAACTGGTTCACCGCTGGCTGTCCACCGATGCCTTCTGGGCGCTCAACCGAAGCCTGGAGACGGTTCACCGCTCGATCGAGGGCTCGGTCAACTTCGGCGTGTACGACAAGCAGGGCGGCCAAGTCGCGTTCGCCCGAGTCGTCACTGACCTGGCCACCTTCGCATGGCTCTGTGACGTGTACGTCGATCGCGCCCATCGCCGCATGGGCATCGGCACGTGGCTGACCACGGTCGTCCGCGACTACCTGGCGCCTTACCGCCTCAAGCGCGTGATGCTCTCGACTCTCGACGCGCACGAGGTCTACGCCCGCGCCGGTTTCGTCCCGT
This genomic window from Actinospica robiniae DSM 44927 contains:
- a CDS encoding LacI family DNA-binding transcriptional regulator, with product MPRAVDATGRSGRATMNDVAAHAGVSLKTVSRVVNGEAGVLPSTAERVSRSIAELGFRRNDSARQLRTGRAAGIGLILEDVADPFYSVLTRAVEQVVRSHNCLLLTGSCDDDPDREQELALALCSRRVDGLVIVPAATDHSYLRHEISVGVPVVFADRPPINLAADAVLADNFGGARAGVHHLLDRGHRRIGYLGDDPSIYTARERLNGYRRALADAGIEADERLIEMGRADPPSVRAALDRMLAAPNAATALFCGNNRLTMAVLRGLAGRIERPALVGFDDLELADLITPGLTVVAQDPAGLGRVAATLLFDRLAGLTVAPRRIVLPTTLVPRGSGEVPAP
- a CDS encoding GNAT family N-acetyltransferase; translated protein: MLEQRADGFEISTEAERLDVELVHRWLSTDAFWALNRSLETVHRSIEGSVNFGVYDKQGGQVAFARVVTDLATFAWLCDVYVDRAHRRMGIGTWLTTVVRDYLAPYRLKRVMLSTLDAHEVYARAGFVPFPDPDRLMLMSFAP